Proteins from a single region of Candidatus Binatia bacterium:
- a CDS encoding transglutaminase-like domain-containing protein: MKRVTGVAIVLFWCFMNFLLLKRQLAAPPPPVTLAAVSAITEPLDESWGVYFHGEKIGASSQKITPEPGGYNVQNSSVLRLNILETTQTVASRLDMSADPEWALRRFDFRLDSDNVRFSARGEFVPGRLRLEVSSGGERTETELPLRHPPYLLAALKPYIVTQNLEPGKEHLFPTFDPATLSQQLTAVTIEGRERIQIAGKMEPAIRLRQNFKGISVISWVDGSGRTLKEESPTGLSLVKESAGDATATLGAKSLSLDLLAKTAVPVSAPIADSARKEFLRLRLSGFKLDNFPLDGGRQRLHLDTLQIRREELDGVRSYRLPADRRKFSAYLQPTPFVQSDHPEIRALARAIVRGESDAVKAAARIKDWVYREIAKEPTVSIPTALEVLRTQRGDCNEHAVLFSALARAAGIPAKTAVGVVHLRGAFYYHAWSEVWLGEWVSLDPVLNQFPADVTHVKFLEGDIDRQVDILQLIGNLKIQVMEAS, encoded by the coding sequence TTGAAGCGAGTCACGGGCGTCGCCATCGTTCTCTTCTGGTGCTTCATGAACTTCCTGCTCTTGAAGCGCCAGCTCGCCGCGCCGCCTCCGCCCGTTACTCTCGCCGCCGTCAGCGCGATCACCGAGCCGCTCGACGAGTCGTGGGGAGTTTACTTCCACGGCGAAAAGATCGGCGCCTCCAGCCAGAAAATAACTCCCGAGCCCGGCGGATACAACGTGCAAAATTCCTCGGTCCTGCGCCTCAATATATTGGAAACGACGCAAACCGTCGCCAGCCGTCTCGACATGAGCGCCGATCCGGAATGGGCTTTGAGGCGGTTCGACTTTCGTCTCGATTCCGACAACGTGCGCTTCAGCGCCCGCGGAGAATTCGTCCCCGGCAGGCTGCGCCTCGAAGTGAGCTCCGGCGGCGAGCGGACGGAAACGGAGCTGCCGCTGCGCCACCCGCCGTATCTGCTCGCGGCGCTCAAGCCTTACATCGTCACGCAAAACCTGGAGCCGGGCAAAGAGCACCTGTTTCCGACGTTCGATCCGGCGACGCTGTCGCAGCAGCTCACGGCGGTCACGATTGAAGGACGGGAGCGAATACAAATCGCCGGGAAAATGGAGCCGGCGATCCGCTTGCGGCAGAATTTCAAGGGCATCTCGGTGATCTCCTGGGTGGACGGCTCGGGTAGAACGTTGAAGGAAGAAAGCCCCACCGGCCTCTCGCTCGTCAAAGAGAGCGCCGGCGACGCGACGGCAACTCTCGGCGCCAAGTCGTTGTCTCTCGACCTGCTCGCAAAAACGGCCGTTCCCGTGTCCGCGCCCATCGCGGACTCCGCGCGCAAAGAATTTCTTCGCTTGAGGCTCTCCGGTTTCAAGCTCGATAATTTTCCGCTCGACGGCGGCCGCCAGCGGCTCCATCTGGATACCCTGCAAATCAGGCGCGAGGAGCTGGACGGCGTCCGTTCTTACAGGCTTCCGGCCGACCGGCGGAAATTCTCCGCTTATCTTCAGCCCACGCCGTTTGTCCAAAGCGATCATCCCGAGATTCGCGCTCTGGCGCGGGCGATCGTCCGGGGAGAAAGCGACGCCGTCAAAGCCGCCGCGCGCATCAAGGATTGGGTTTACCGCGAGATCGCCAAAGAGCCGACCGTGAGCATTCCCACCGCGCTGGAAGTTCTCCGCACCCAAAGAGGCGACTGCAACGAGCACGCGGTCCTTTTCAGCGCCCTCGCCCGCGCCGCGGGCATCCCGGCGAAGACCGCGGTCGGCGTCGTCCATCTGCGCGGCGCTTTTTATTACCACGCGTGGTCGGAAGTCTGGCTCGGCGAATGGGTCTCGCTTGATCCGGTGCTCAATCAATTTCCGGCGGACGTTACCCACGTCAAATTTCTCGAAGGCGACATCGACCGGCAGGTGGACATCCTTCAACTCATCGGCAACTTGAAAATCCAGGTGATGGAAGCATCATGA
- a CDS encoding xanthine dehydrogenase family protein molybdopterin-binding subunit, producing the protein MGQKKVVGNPTPRVEGEQKVTGTAVYAVDVVLPGMLWGKVLRSPIAFGRVKRIDASRALQLPGVQAVLTGEEVTGLKIGRKLYDMPILADGVVRFIGEKVAAVAADSEEIAEEAVNLIDVEYEEWEPVLDPEKAMEPSAPIIHPDVPNYKGLPNKLEAASNDFIYVTWKKGDIEEGFRQAELVVENVFHTNQVHHAYIEPHSCVVKTAPDGSAEIWACSKVPYGIREQVANAVKISPEKLVVHPCYIGGDFGGKGDFMDVALVYCMSKKSGRPVKMVMDYDEEFVAGNPRHASVIRVKTGLKKDGTIVAHHMEFIFDSGAYGAFKPNAYLNGPHGSAGPYKIPHVLIEEHMVYTNKIPCGHMRSPGDPQGFFANESQLDLVAKKLGMDRIKFRQKNLMRDGDQDPTGQKVDYIKTEETLQRALREAGFYQPKAKNVGRGVALVQWMANGGSGTVGIKIDAEGLVMISSAMLDQGAGTYTLLCEIVGQELELPLSRMKVETLDTKTGKQDTGVGASRATRVYGNAAYQAAMKAVEEIKRVGAEQLKTTPDQILLSKGAVTAKRGGRRLSYAELAKAKGSPIAVEASYNDTSKVHEASMCAQVAEVEVDPETGQVKLRKFTSTHNTGTVINPLMHQGQIEGGAMMGVGYALMEHLMISDGKVTTTHFGDYKIPTIKDLPAFKTLVMERPKGAGPYNSMPIGETSNIAAAAAIANAVEDAVGVRINSLPITAEKVLAALRGA; encoded by the coding sequence ATGGGGCAAAAAAAGGTCGTAGGCAATCCGACGCCGCGCGTCGAGGGCGAGCAAAAAGTTACCGGCACAGCGGTCTACGCCGTGGACGTGGTTCTTCCCGGAATGCTCTGGGGCAAGGTATTGCGCAGCCCGATCGCCTTCGGCCGCGTCAAAAGAATCGACGCGAGCCGCGCGCTGCAACTGCCGGGCGTCCAGGCGGTGCTCACAGGTGAAGAGGTTACGGGACTCAAGATCGGGAGAAAGCTCTACGACATGCCGATCCTGGCCGACGGCGTCGTGCGCTTCATCGGCGAAAAAGTCGCCGCGGTCGCCGCGGACAGCGAAGAGATCGCCGAGGAAGCGGTCAATCTTATCGACGTGGAGTACGAGGAATGGGAGCCGGTGCTCGACCCTGAAAAGGCGATGGAGCCTTCCGCGCCGATCATTCATCCCGACGTGCCCAACTACAAAGGCCTCCCCAACAAGCTGGAAGCCGCCAGCAACGATTTCATTTACGTGACGTGGAAGAAAGGCGATATCGAGGAAGGTTTCCGCCAGGCCGAGCTGGTCGTCGAGAACGTCTTCCACACCAACCAGGTCCATCACGCCTACATCGAGCCGCACTCTTGCGTGGTGAAGACCGCGCCGGACGGCTCAGCGGAAATCTGGGCGTGCAGTAAAGTGCCTTACGGCATCCGCGAACAAGTCGCCAACGCGGTCAAGATCAGCCCGGAAAAGCTCGTCGTGCATCCCTGCTACATCGGCGGCGACTTCGGCGGCAAGGGCGACTTCATGGACGTCGCGCTGGTCTATTGCATGTCGAAGAAGAGCGGCCGGCCGGTGAAGATGGTGATGGACTACGATGAGGAGTTCGTCGCCGGCAATCCCCGCCACGCCTCGGTCATCCGGGTCAAGACCGGCCTCAAGAAGGACGGCACGATCGTCGCGCACCACATGGAATTTATTTTCGACAGCGGCGCCTACGGCGCGTTCAAGCCCAATGCGTATCTCAACGGGCCGCACGGCTCCGCCGGGCCCTATAAGATCCCGCACGTGCTGATCGAGGAGCACATGGTCTACACGAATAAGATTCCTTGCGGCCACATGCGCTCGCCCGGAGACCCGCAGGGATTTTTCGCCAACGAGAGCCAGCTCGATCTCGTCGCGAAGAAGCTGGGGATGGACCGGATCAAGTTCAGGCAGAAAAATTTGATGCGCGACGGCGACCAGGATCCGACCGGGCAGAAGGTCGATTACATCAAGACCGAAGAAACGCTCCAACGCGCGCTCAGGGAAGCGGGTTTTTATCAACCCAAGGCGAAGAACGTCGGGCGCGGAGTGGCGCTGGTGCAGTGGATGGCGAACGGCGGCTCGGGGACGGTGGGGATCAAGATCGACGCGGAAGGTCTCGTGATGATCTCTTCGGCGATGCTCGATCAGGGCGCCGGAACTTACACGCTCCTCTGCGAGATCGTGGGACAGGAGCTTGAGCTTCCTCTCAGCCGCATGAAGGTCGAGACGCTGGATACGAAGACTGGCAAGCAGGACACGGGCGTCGGCGCTAGCCGCGCGACGCGAGTCTACGGCAACGCGGCGTACCAGGCGGCCATGAAGGCGGTCGAAGAGATCAAGAGAGTCGGCGCGGAACAACTGAAGACGACGCCGGATCAAATCCTCCTTTCCAAAGGCGCAGTGACGGCGAAGCGCGGCGGGCGGCGATTGAGCTATGCCGAGCTGGCGAAGGCCAAAGGCTCTCCGATCGCCGTCGAGGCGAGCTACAACGATACCTCCAAAGTCCACGAGGCCTCGATGTGCGCTCAAGTCGCGGAAGTGGAAGTCGATCCGGAGACCGGACAGGTCAAGCTCAGAAAATTCACCTCCACGCACAACACGGGGACGGTGATCAATCCGCTCATGCACCAGGGGCAGATCGAAGGCGGCGCCATGATGGGCGTCGGCTACGCCTTGATGGAGCACCTGATGATCTCCGACGGCAAAGTGACGACGACGCATTTCGGCGATTACAAGATTCCCACGATCAAAGATCTCCCGGCTTTCAAGACCTTGGTGATGGAGCGGCCCAAAGGCGCCGGTCCGTACAACAGCATGCCGATCGGAGAAACCTCCAATATCGCCGCCGCGGCGGCGATCGCCAACGCCGTGGAGGACGCGGTGGGAGTGAGGATCAACTCGCTCCCGATCACGGCGGAGAAGGTGCTCGCGGCGCTGCGCGGGGCGTAA
- a CDS encoding Mut7-C RNAse domain-containing protein, producing the protein MQFAADKMLGRLARWLRIIGQDVIYGPELSDAGLIRAARREDRLILTRDRALGKKNPPPYLLIQSDHFREQLRQVIEEYGLDPLKDAFTRCVECNARFEPVEKAEVEGKVPPYVFATQEKFSFCRKCRRLYWPATHQERILQELKALR; encoded by the coding sequence ATGCAATTCGCCGCCGACAAGATGTTGGGCAGGCTTGCCCGCTGGCTCCGGATCATCGGGCAGGATGTGATCTACGGCCCGGAGTTGTCCGACGCCGGGCTGATCCGCGCCGCGCGGCGGGAGGACCGGCTCATTCTCACGCGCGACCGCGCGCTCGGGAAGAAAAATCCGCCGCCTTATCTTTTGATACAGAGCGACCATTTTCGCGAGCAGCTCCGTCAGGTGATCGAGGAATACGGCCTGGACCCGCTGAAGGACGCTTTCACGCGCTGCGTCGAATGCAACGCGCGCTTCGAGCCGGTGGAGAAAGCGGAAGTCGAAGGCAAAGTGCCGCCGTACGTCTTTGCCACGCAGGAAAAATTTTCCTTCTGCCGCAAGTGCCGGCGCCTCTATTGGCCGGCGACGCACCAGGAGAGAATACTGCAAGAGCTGAAGGCGCTACGCTGA